The Corynebacterium suranareeae genome window below encodes:
- a CDS encoding universal stress protein — MKQPLRVLISCRSEENSNGKPSGKRSEQNDAVFEFAAWLARTSDINVRGITTFIRPWPSASISKLGGKYHKWLKNLDSHYRNITLKGLKESGVEKSQWDDKVSVFVDGPSESTLLTHAAKEFDADLILLGSDAAAPKGRFLASSTADALLHSSPVPLGLVPRGVKLSKKGVTRVNYAFTNESDDFDQGLRYAAELASTWNVPLRILSFSPEGITSAPTSRSLDISTKLSSEWRELTLAMLDRARDGVLKDHPDLSVSSEIGSGWGWNGAIDALKWKKGDLLCLGSHPTDALSRVFVGSETMEIIRNSPVPTIIYPSL; from the coding sequence ATGAAACAACCCCTTCGCGTACTTATATCTTGCCGTTCCGAAGAAAACTCGAATGGCAAACCGAGTGGCAAACGTAGTGAACAAAACGATGCTGTCTTCGAGTTCGCCGCGTGGCTGGCTCGTACTTCAGACATCAACGTTCGTGGAATCACAACTTTCATCCGCCCATGGCCTTCAGCCTCCATCAGCAAACTCGGAGGTAAGTACCATAAGTGGCTGAAGAATTTGGATTCTCACTACCGAAACATCACGTTAAAAGGGCTCAAAGAATCTGGAGTTGAGAAGTCCCAATGGGACGATAAAGTCTCAGTGTTTGTAGATGGCCCATCTGAATCCACGCTGCTTACCCATGCTGCAAAGGAATTCGACGCCGATCTCATCTTGCTCGGCTCCGACGCTGCCGCACCCAAAGGCCGCTTTTTGGCCAGCTCCACCGCAGACGCGCTACTTCACTCCTCGCCTGTCCCACTAGGACTTGTTCCGCGAGGAGTTAAACTTTCCAAAAAAGGTGTCACCAGGGTCAACTACGCTTTCACCAACGAAAGTGATGACTTCGATCAAGGGCTGCGCTACGCTGCAGAACTCGCCTCCACATGGAATGTGCCTCTACGCATTCTTTCTTTCTCACCTGAAGGAATCACCTCCGCGCCGACCAGCAGAAGTTTGGATATCTCTACCAAACTGTCTTCTGAATGGCGCGAGCTCACCCTCGCAATGCTCGACCGAGCCCGAGATGGGGTTTTAAAAGATCACCCTGATTTAAGTGTCAGCAGTGAAATCGGCTCAGGGTGGGGTTGGAATGGGGCAATTGATGCCCTGAAGTGGAAAAAGGGCGATCTTCTTTGCCTAGGTTCCCATCCCACAGATGCACTCTCTCGAGTTTTTGTGGGTTCGGAAACAATGGAAATTATCCGAAACTCTCCTGTTCCGACCATCATTTATCCCAGTCTTTAG
- the trhO gene encoding oxygen-dependent tRNA uridine(34) hydroxylase TrhO, translating into MATGKILLYYAFTPLSDPKAVQLWQRELCESLNLRGRILISTHGINGTVGGDIDDCKAYIKRTREYPAFNRMQFKWSEGGAEDFPKLSVKVRDEIVAFGAPNELKVDENGVVGGGVHLKPAQVNELVESRGDEVVFFDGRNAMEAQIGKFKDAIVPDVETTHDFIAEIESGKYDDLKDKPVVTYCTGGIRCEILSSLMINRGFKEVYQIDGGIVRYGEQFGNKGLWEGSLYVFDKRMHMEFGEDYKRVGHCIHCDTPTNKFEHCINEDECRELVLMCPDCYANVATRHCKREACAEMAADFAEQGIDPLINS; encoded by the coding sequence GTGGCTACCGGAAAAATTCTTCTTTATTACGCATTCACCCCGCTTTCTGATCCTAAAGCAGTTCAGCTGTGGCAGCGTGAGCTGTGCGAGTCGCTGAACCTTCGTGGCCGCATTTTGATCTCCACCCATGGCATCAATGGAACCGTGGGCGGAGATATTGATGATTGCAAGGCGTATATCAAAAGGACTCGCGAGTACCCAGCGTTTAACCGCATGCAGTTTAAGTGGTCTGAAGGTGGCGCAGAAGATTTCCCGAAGCTGAGTGTTAAAGTCCGCGATGAGATCGTTGCTTTCGGAGCACCTAATGAACTCAAAGTTGATGAAAACGGTGTTGTTGGCGGCGGCGTCCACCTAAAGCCCGCGCAGGTCAATGAGCTAGTGGAATCTCGAGGCGATGAGGTGGTCTTCTTTGACGGCCGAAACGCAATGGAAGCGCAGATCGGTAAATTCAAAGACGCGATCGTCCCCGATGTTGAAACCACTCATGATTTCATCGCAGAAATCGAGTCCGGAAAATACGATGACCTCAAAGACAAACCAGTGGTTACCTACTGCACCGGTGGAATCCGTTGTGAGATCCTAAGTTCTCTCATGATCAATCGCGGGTTCAAAGAGGTGTACCAAATTGATGGTGGCATTGTTCGTTACGGTGAGCAATTTGGAAATAAGGGCCTGTGGGAGGGCTCCCTTTACGTCTTTGACAAACGCATGCACATGGAGTTCGGCGAGGATTACAAACGCGTCGGACACTGCATCCACTGTGACACTCCAACCAACAAGTTTGAGCACTGCATCAACGAAGATGAATGCCGTGAATTGGTTCTGATGTGTCCTGATTGCTACGCCAATGTTGCAACTCGTCATTGCAAACGTGAAGCCTGCGCAGAGATGGCTGCAGACTTTGCTGAGCAAGGAATTGATCCACTAATTAATTCCTAG
- a CDS encoding antibiotic biosynthesis monooxygenase family protein, with protein sequence MSIVKINAISVPEGAGEELEKRFAVRQNAVDSAPGFEGFQLLRPVSGEDRYFVVTQWADEDSYNAWRDAEKAKGGHGAHGSDKKPVASGATLLEFEVVLGSKGAQ encoded by the coding sequence ATGAGTATCGTTAAGATCAACGCAATTTCCGTGCCCGAAGGCGCTGGTGAAGAGCTAGAAAAGCGCTTCGCAGTTCGTCAAAATGCAGTAGATTCCGCACCTGGTTTTGAAGGCTTCCAACTGCTTCGTCCTGTTTCTGGTGAGGATCGCTACTTTGTAGTCACCCAGTGGGCAGATGAAGACAGCTATAACGCCTGGCGTGATGCTGAGAAGGCAAAGGGCGGACACGGAGCACACGGCTCTGATAAGAAGCCTGTTGCCTCCGGTGCCACTTTGTTGGAATTTGAAGTCGTCCTAGGTTCTAAGGGCGCTCAGTAG